The genomic region GCGAGCGAGTTGACGGTGATGACGAGCAGGCTGGTCCCGATGGCCGCCCGCATCCTCAGGCCCAGCACTCCTACGAGGGCGGGGACGGCGAGGAATCCGCCGCCGACGCCCAGGAATCCGGTGACCGTGCCCAGGCCCGCGCCGGCTCCGGCGGCCCGTACGGGGCGGACCGGGCGGAACTCGTCCTCGGACGCGGGGGACTTGAGCATGCGCAGGGCCGCGAGGCCCGTGACGGCTGCGAACGCGGCGGTGAGCAGCTGTCCGGGCAGTCGTGCGGCGAGGGCGGCTGCCGCCATGGCGGGAGGGATGCCGGCGGCTGCGAAGAGGGTGCCGGTTCTCCAGCGGACGTTGCCGGAGGCGGCGTGGGTGTAGAGAGCGGTGGCGGAAGTGGCGGTGACGATGATCAGCGACGCGGTGGTGGCGGCCGCCGGGGTGAATCCGAGCAGGTAGATCAGTGCCGGGACCGCGAGCACGCTGCCGCCGCCCCCCAGGGCGCCGAGTGCCAGACCGACAACGGCTCCCGCGATCAGGGCGAGGATGAGCGTGCTCACGCTATCGAGCCGCTGTTTCCGCGGTCGTCGACGACCGGAAGTCCGGCTGCGGCCCAGGCGTTCATGCCGCCCTGGATGTCGACGGCCGAAGCTCCCCGTCCGGTCAGGAGTCTCGCGGCCCGCTGGGACCGGTGCCCGGAGCGGCAGATGACCATCAGCGGCCGTCCCTCGGCAGCCGGGGGCAGGCCGCCGCCGGCCAGCAGGGCGGAGAGCGGGGCGTGCACGGCGCCGGGCGCGTGCCCGGCCGTCCATTCCGCCGACTCGCGTACGTCGAGCAGGACGGCGCCCTCGTCACGGGTGCGCCGGTGGGCATCGGCTGGAGTCACGCGGGCGGGGCCGCGTCGGAAGAGGAACATCATCGGGTCCTTCGCTCGTGGGGAACGGGGAGGGCGAGTCGTCAGCTGTTTTCGGAACGGGGTCCGGTGACCATCGGGAGGCCCGCGCTCCGGGCGGCGTCGAAGGAGTCGTCGACGGCCACGACATCGCGTCCGGCTGCGTCGAGCAGGGAGGCGGCGATCCCCGCGCGCATTCCGCCCGCGCAGTGGACCCACACCACTCCGGTCGGCACCTCGCCCTGGCGTCGGTGGAGCTGGTGGATCGGGATGTGCACCGAATCCTTGATCCATCCATCCGCGCGTTCGGAGTCCCGTCGTACGTCCAGCACGATCCGGTGCTCGTAGGGGTCCAGAGCGGCGAGGTCGGCGAACGTGGCCCGTGGGAAGTCCCGCAGCTCTTCGTTCGCAGAGATCCACTCGGCAGGCTCTCCGGTGGCAGCGGCGGCCGGGCGGTCGATTCCGACCCGGGCCAGTTCCCGCTGAGCCTTCGCCAGCTGCTCGGGGGATTCCGCGAGGAGCGTGACGGGCTTGCCCCAGGGGATCAGCCACGCGAGGTAGGCCGCGATCTTCCCGTCGGCCTCGAAGTTGTACGTTCCCGCTACGTGGCCCTGGGCGAAGGCGATGCGGTTGCGCAGGTCGACCACCCACTCCCCGGCGGACAGGCGGGCCGCGATATCGGCGGCGTCCGCCACGGGGGGAGCGGTGAGGTCGACCGGAGCCGGCCCCGCGGCGTTCGTCGGTCCCATGTGTGCGTAATACGCGGGCACGTCGTCGAGCCCGGCCAACAGGGCGGCGACGAAGGTGTCGACGTCCTGGACGAGCGCGTCGTTGCCCGCCTTCTCCTTGCCGATGGTGGTGGCGTCCCCGTCGGCCTGGGCGGAGGAGCAGAAGCTCCCGAACCCGTGGGTGGGCAGTACCTCGGTCTCGTCCGGCAGTTCGGCGGCCAGCCGGTGCGCGGAGGCGTGCTGGGCGCGGGCCAGCTCCTCGGTCAGGCGGGGCTCGACCAGGTCCGGCCGTCCCACCGTACCGATCAGCAGGGAACCCCCGGTGAACACGGCGACGGCTGCCCCCTGTTCCTCCAGTACGTAGGAGGTGTGGTGCGGGGTGTGGCCGGGGGTGGCCAGGGCCCGCAGCGTGATTCCGTCGTCCACGGCGAAGGTGTCGCCGTCATGGACGGGGGTGCGGGCGAAGGACACCCGGGCCGCGGCGGGCACGTGGTAGACCGCGCCGGTGAGGCGGGCCAGGTCCAGGCCGCCGGTGACGTAGTCGTTGTGGACATGCGTCTCCACGACGTGGGAGATCCGTACGCCGTGCCGGGCCGCCACGGCGAGTACCTGGTCGACGTCGCGCGGCGGATCCACCGCCACGGCCGTGTGGGCACCGCCCGCCAGGTAGCTGCGGTTGCCGAGCCCTTCCAGATCAAGGGTGTCGATGAAGAACACGCTGTCGCTCCTTCTCGCGAGAATTACCCCCGGGGGTATATCTCGAGCGTAGCATCAGTACCCCCGGGGGTATATTTCGGCGTTCGGCTGTCTCCCGTGTGAGCTGCGGCTGTACCCGGAGCTCACCGGGGCGCGGAGCCTCGACCCTGCTGTGTTCCCCGCAGGGTCGGCCCTCTACGCGGCGAGCCGAGCTGTGCGAGCGGCTGGGACCGATGCCTGTGGTCCTGCGGCGCACGGTGGGCGGTCACTCGCGCGGCACGAAGCAGACTGACGTGCTTCCCGCGCCGGTGACACCGGCGCGCTCAAGGTCTCGCCGGGCGGACCGCCGCACGCGGGGCCGGACCCAGTGGACCGCACCGTCCGACGACAGACCCTAGGGGTGGCCGGTGGCGCGGAGGTCCGCCAGGAGTTCGGCTTGGCCTTGGAGGACGCCGGAAAGGATGCCTCTGGCGACCCGCAGCAGTTCAGCGATCTGGGGGTGGGTGAGGCTGTAGTAGACGTTGGAGCCTTCGCGGCGGGTGACCACCAGGTTGGCCTTGCGCAGGACGGCCAGCTGCTGGGAGAGGCTCGCGGCCTCCACTCCGACCTCGGGGAGCATCTCGGCGACCGCGTGCTCGCGGACGGACAGGAGTTCCAGGACGCGGATGCGGACCGGGTGCCCCAGCGTTTTGAAGAACTCCGCCTTGAGCTGGTACAGCGGTGTGCTCACCTGGGTACTCCTGCCTTGACTGCCCATCGCATCCACCCGGAACCGTTCCTTCGTAGGAGCATCCGTCACGCCCCTCTTCACACCTTGTGACCTCCACAATTGCAGATCCCTGCAACTCCTGGGACCCCGGTGGGCGAGGTTCGTGACGTTCGGCCCCCCAGAGAGGTCGGTGCCGGTGCAGGTCTCAGGCGAGGGCGGGTTCCTCGGGGTCCTGCGCGGCGGTCCAGTCATCGGTGCTCCACTGCTCGACCGTGCCGTGGTCGCCGTGGGCAGCCAGGGCGGTGGCGAGGTCGCAGTGGACGGGGACGGGCGGGCAGGTGGCGTCGGGGACGAGGGAGCCGTCCGCGGGTATGGCCGCGAGTTCCAGGCGGCGACCGTGTCCGGCGAGGCGGCGTGCGGCCTGGGCGACGGCGATCTGCCCGCCGGCCGACCAGCCCAGCAGCCCGGTCAGGTCCAAGATGACCGGACCGGTGCCCCGGGCGACCGCCCAGCCGATGGCACCGGTGAACCGGTCCGTCGCGTCCGGGCCGAGATATCCCGCCAGGGACAGTACTCCCAGGTCCTGGCGGGCGGTGTAACGCCATTCGATCGTCATGGTCAGCTCCTCGGCTTCATAGGGGGAAAGTGATCCAGATGGCCTTGCCGCGCCCGTCCGTATCGGTGCGCAGGACGGCGGTGCCGCCGAGCTCCATCGTCATTTCGACCACCATGGCCAGGCCGCTGCCCGGGGCGCTCGTACGCCCCGAAGAGGGCCGGCCGGTAGGGGTGGCGGTCGTGGACGGCGAACGCGAACGCCCCCGGTCCGTGCGCGTAGGTGACCGTGATGGTCGGGGAAAGGGCGGCGGCGTGGCGGACGGCGTTGGTGACCAGCTCGGACAGGATCAGCAACGCCGGGCCCACGCTCGGATGCCGCAGCCCCACGCCGCACTCCACGAGGACGAGTTCGGTGGTCTCGCGGGCGATGCGGACGGCCGAGCCCATCGCGGGTACGTCCAGTACGTGCCGGTAGGGCATCGTCTGGCCTTGGAGGCTCACAGGCCCGCCCCCGTCACGGTGCGGGCCAGGCGGAACCCGGTCATCGTGCGGCCTTCCGGGTGCGGTGCGGTCGGTGACGGATACCGGCCAGCAGCCCCGCCTGCTCCAGGTGTTTGCGGGCCCCGGCGATCGCCTCCGGGGTGGTGGCGTAATCACAGCCCTCCGGGCGCAGCAGGTCCAGGGCGCCGACGGCGTCCAGGGCCTGGCGCTGGCCGGGCCGGATGCCGGAGGCGAGGACGGCGATGCCGCGCCGGTTCAGCTTCTCCACGGCGTCCTTGAGGACGAGGGCGCCGGTGGCGTCCAGGGCGGTCACCCTCGACATGCGCAGGATGACGACCTTCACGTCGGCGACCTCGGAGAGTTCGAGGAGGAAGCGGTGGGCGCCGGCGAAGAAGAGGGGGCCGTCGATGCGGTAGGCGACGATGTGCTCCGCCAGGAGGGCGTGTTCCTCGTCGCTGTGCTCTCCGGGCAGGTCCGGGCGGAAGTCGACCTGCTCCATCCGCGCCTGACCCGCGACCGCCTTCAAGGCGAGCGCCCCCGCGACGACGAGGCCGATGATCACGGCGTAGACGAGGTCGAGGACCAGGGTCGCCGCAGCGGTCAGAACCAGTACGACCGCGTCCGCGCGGGTCGCCTTCACCATCGCGCGGAGCGAGCCGACCTCGACCATCCGGATTGCCGTCGCCAGCAGCACCCCCGCCAGGGCGGCGAGGGGGATCTCCGAGACGAGGGGTGCGGCGGCGAACACGATCACCGCGAGCACGGCGGCGTGGGTGAGGGCGGCCAGCCGGGAGGACGCGCCGGTGCGGACGTTGACCGCGGTCCGGGCGATGGCAGCGGTGGAGGGTACGCCGCCGAGCAGGGGGGCTGCGAGGTTGGCGATGCCCTGCCCGAACAGCTCCTTGTCCGGATCGTGTTTCTGCCCCACGGTCATCCCGTCCGCGACGGTGGCCGACAGCAGCGACTCCAGGGCTGCCAAGGCGGCCACCGCAACGGCGGGAGCCAGCAGGGAGCCGAGTGCCGAGACGTCGAGGAAGGCGAGGGAGGGGGCGGGGAGCCCGGAGGGCAGGTTCCCGATCGGGGCCGCCGCGTCCAGATGGAAGAGCTTCGCGACCACGGTCGCGGCGGTCACCGCGACGATGGAGAACGGGACCGTCGGCTTCCACCGGGCCCCCACCAGCATCACCGCCGCGACGGAGAGGGAGAAGCCGATCGCGGTCCAGTTCGGGAATGCCACGAAATCCACGAGCGCCCGCCAGGCCACCAGCAGGACCTTCTCGCCCTCGGGCTTCGCCACCCCGAGCGCGTTGGGTATCTGCTGAAGGCCGATCACGCACGCGATACCGAGGGTGAACCCCTCCACCACGGGCGCCGGCACGTACCGCACGTACTGCCCGGCGCGAAGGAGGGCGAGGCCGATCAGCAGGACACCGGCCATGAAGCCCACGGTCAGGACACCGCCGGGCCCGTACTGGGCCACGATCGGCACCAGGACCACGGTCATCGCACCCGTCGGACCGGACACCTGGAGGTTCGACCCGCCGAACAGGGCGGCAAGAGCGCCCGCGACCACTGCGGTAGCGAGTCCGGCCTCCGCGCCCAGCCCCGAGGAGACCCCGAAGCCGAGCGCCAGCGGGAGGGCGACGACCGCCACGGTCAGTCCGGCCAGGAGGTCCCGGCGGGGACTGCGGCCCATGACCGCGAAGTCGGCCTGGGCAGGCAGCACCGATCGGACCCGGCCGAGCACGGATGTCAGCACGGCGTTCACGCTCACGGCGCCGGGACCTCGGAATAGCGCAGCTCCTCCAGCAGCTCGCTCTGCCCGGTCAGCACCTCGGTCAGGATGCGCCGTGCCGCCCGCATCAGCTGCGCGACGTCCCCGCCCGCCAGCTCGTAGACCACCGTCGAGCCGTCACGGACCGAGGTGACGATCCCCGAGCGGCGCAGCACCGCGAGCTGCTGCGACAGGGCGGAAGGCTCTACCTCGATCGCGGCCAGCAGGCCGCGTACCGGCATCGGCCCGTCCTGCAGCAGCTCCAGCACCCTTATCCGCACCGGGTGCCCGAGCATGCGGAAGAACTCGGCCTTGGCCTGGTACAGCGGAACCGGCACGGTCTCGCACCCTTCTCACCACCCCGAGCGGCGGGGCACATGTCTGGTGCTGTGCCCGCGGCTACCTACGGGCACAACGCCTATAGCATCTATGAAATTGCAGACTTTTGCAATTTGTAGATACTGCGATCAGTCCGTGCTGCGGCGTCCTGAGGATGTAGCGAATTGCAGAAGTTTGCAATCTGGATATCCTGGTTCCCTGATCGCGCGCGGGTGCCTCCAGTGCTCCGCGCGTACGCACAAGCTAGGACAGAACTGATGACGGCGAGCCTGCCCCCGTGCCCGAAGTGCTCCAGTGAGTACACCTACGAGATGAACGCTCTGATGGTCTGCCCGGAGTGCGCCCACGAGTGGGTTCCGGCCGCGGCCGGGGCGGATGACGCGAGCGCCCCCGGCGAGCGGGTGATCAAGGACGCCGTCGGGAACGTGCTGAACGACGGCGACACCGTGACCGTCGTCAAGGCCCTCAAGGTCAAGGGAAGCCCGTCGGGGATCAAGGCGGGCACCAAGGTGCGCAACATCCGCCTCGTCGACGGGGTCGACGGCCACGACATCGACTGCAAGATCGACGGATTCGGCGCCATGCAGCTCAAGTCGAGCGTGGTCAAGAAGGCCTGACCGCTGTCGGCCGGGGGACCGCCCCCGGCCGGCGCCTTACCACGGGAAAGGGGCGAGGTCGGGCTCGATCCAGTCCGTCTTCGCCTGCGAGGAGGCCAGCGTCGACGGGCGGTAGAAGCGGGCCGTCAGGAGTCGCTTGTCGAGCAGGGCGGGATGGTGGTCGGCGAACGCGGTGAAGCCGTCTTCGCCGTGTTCGGCCGCGTGGTGACCGACCAGCTCCACCCAGGCCCGGCTGACACTGGCGTGGTACTTCTGAGGCGCCCCCGCATAGCGGGCGGTGCGCTGGATGCCGTCGCTGACCAGGCCGATTGCCGCGAGCACACCGACCCGCCGCACGGCCAGCCACGTCAGATGGACATGTTCCCGGTGGCCGAACCGCTCGGCGGTCGCCATCACTTCGGCCAGCAAGGCTTCGAAGTCGGGCGCGTCGGCGGCGTGCGGGGGGTGAGCGGTCATGAGGGCACCTCCGTCAGGGCTTGCAGGGCAGCGCGCAGGCCTGCGATCGCATCCGCCGGCAGGCCGTCGAGCGCGCGGTGCTCCAGATCGGCGATCGCCTGACGGATCGTGGTGGCGGTCAGCTGTCCGGACGGGGTGAGTGCGATGAGCACCTTGCGGCGGTCTCCCGGGCTGGCGCCGCGGGTGATGTGGCCGCGTCGTTCCAGGCGGTCCAGGACGCTGGTCAGCGTGGTGGGGCGGGTGCCCACGGCCGCGCCGAGTTCGGACACGGTCCGGCCGCGGCCGTCGGCCAGGTTGGCCAGTGCGTTGATCTCGGAGGCGGTCAGGTCCAGGTCGACGAGCTCTGCGGCAAGCACGTGCAGGGTGGCGTGGGTGGCCCGCTGCAGAGCAAGCAGGGCCGACCACTCGGATGGCACGGATTCGGACTTCACGATTTCGTATTACCTGCTGCAAGCCGAAGCTGCGTGCGGGCGACGGTGCCGGTGGGGGCGAGCGGCAGCGGCGAAACGCCGTCGCGGGCGAACGGGCGTGCCGGGGCCGGTCGCGGTGACTTGCGGGGCGGGCGGCCTGCCGCATGTTCGCGCTGAGCGCCGGCCGGGACCGGTGCGAGTCCTCCACCGGGAACCTGACGCAACCCTGGCTGATCCCTCGTCAGCGGTGGTTGCTATTGCGGCAGGTGAGCGGTTACGGTCACGCTCGGATGGTCAGCGCTTGGAGTCCTGGAGTGTATGCGGTGAGTGACAGGTCTGCTCCGGATCCGGTGAGCACCGTTCGACGCATCGTGGCCATCCTCGACCGGGTCGGCCGTGATCGCGAGGAGGTGCTGCGGGTCGAGGGCGAGAGCGGGCTCTCGTACGCTTCCGGATTGCCGGCGCAGGACGTCGAGGCTTTGCTGCGCGGCGATCGGGCGCTGTCCGACACGGCCGTCGGCCTCGGGGCGGACCCGGTGGAGGTGCGCCGTCGGCGGGTGGTCGAGCGGATCCTCTTCTTGCGCGCCACGCGCCTGCTGCGCCTGCCCTACGGGCAGTGCCGGATCTATTCGCTGGCGGAGATCGCGGCCGGCGCGGGCACGAGCGCGCAGTGGCTCGACAAGATGATCAAGACGGGCAGAGTCCCGAACCTCGACCACGCGGATGGGATCGCGAGGTTCTTCGGGGAGCGGATCGATTTTCTGGTGGACCCGCCCGCCGAGGCGCTGGATCGTGTGCTGCAGCGCATTCACGTGGGCCTGCTGGAGCAGGCCGTGGAGCGGCAGGACGCTGACGTGCACAGGTTCAAGAACGCGGGCCCGGCCGACGACGTGATGTCCGAGCTGGGCGTTGTCGGGAACGCGGCCCGGTGTTTGGCCGACGTACCCGATGAGACGGCCAAGCCGATCGTGGCGCTCATCGAATCGATCGCACGACGGGCGCGTGAGGATCGGGCGCGGGAGATCCGCGATGCCTTGGACGCGCCGGGGGCGACGAAAGCGGAGTGAGAGCGGTGTCGCGCTCCCGGAAGAACCGCGGTTCACTGGCATGATCTTGGAATGATGCATGGGGGGCCGATGCGGCTGATGACCGAGGGTTTGCCCGATGGCGGGGTCAGCCGTTTCCGGATGAGACGTGACGGGACGCGATCCGCGTCAGCACTTCACAGGGAATTCCTGGCCCCGCTTGCGGGCGACATCGACGGCGCCGAACTCACCGGCGTGGCCGGCTGCATCTGGGCACCACTG from Streptomyces sp. NBC_00190 harbors:
- a CDS encoding SulP family inorganic anion transporter; the protein is MGRSPRRDLLAGLTVAVVALPLALGFGVSSGLGAEAGLATAVVAGALAALFGGSNLQVSGPTGAMTVVLVPIVAQYGPGGVLTVGFMAGVLLIGLALLRAGQYVRYVPAPVVEGFTLGIACVIGLQQIPNALGVAKPEGEKVLLVAWRALVDFVAFPNWTAIGFSLSVAAVMLVGARWKPTVPFSIVAVTAATVVAKLFHLDAAAPIGNLPSGLPAPSLAFLDVSALGSLLAPAVAVAALAALESLLSATVADGMTVGQKHDPDKELFGQGIANLAAPLLGGVPSTAAIARTAVNVRTGASSRLAALTHAAVLAVIVFAAAPLVSEIPLAALAGVLLATAIRMVEVGSLRAMVKATRADAVVLVLTAAATLVLDLVYAVIIGLVVAGALALKAVAGQARMEQVDFRPDLPGEHSDEEHALLAEHIVAYRIDGPLFFAGAHRFLLELSEVADVKVVILRMSRVTALDATGALVLKDAVEKLNRRGIAVLASGIRPGQRQALDAVGALDLLRPEGCDYATTPEAIAGARKHLEQAGLLAGIRHRPHRTRKAAR
- a CDS encoding rhodanese-like domain-containing protein — its product is MFLFRRGPARVTPADAHRRTRDEGAVLLDVRESAEWTAGHAPGAVHAPLSALLAGGGLPPAAEGRPLMVICRSGHRSQRAARLLTGRGASAVDIQGGMNAWAAAGLPVVDDRGNSGSIA
- a CDS encoding sulfite exporter TauE/SafE family protein, whose amino-acid sequence is MSTLILALIAGAVVGLALGALGGGGSVLAVPALIYLLGFTPAAATTASLIIVTATSATALYTHAASGNVRWRTGTLFAAAGIPPAMAAAALAARLPGQLLTAAFAAVTGLAALRMLKSPASEDEFRPVRPVRAAGAGAGLGTVTGFLGVGGGFLAVPALVGVLGLRMRAAIGTSLLVITVNSLAALTVRTGGAAPLDWAVVAPFTGAAILGAWDGKRLSAAIKGPALQRIFAVVLLSVAAFMLTDAIR
- a CDS encoding ArsR/SmtB family transcription factor; protein product: MSTPLYQLKAEFFKTLGHPVRIRVLELLSVREHAVAEMLPEVGVEAASLSQQLAVLRKANLVVTRREGSNVYYSLTHPQIAELLRVARGILSGVLQGQAELLADLRATGHP
- a CDS encoding MarR family winged helix-turn-helix transcriptional regulator — translated: MKSESVPSEWSALLALQRATHATLHVLAAELVDLDLTASEINALANLADGRGRTVSELGAAVGTRPTTLTSVLDRLERRGHITRGASPGDRRKVLIALTPSGQLTATTIRQAIADLEHRALDGLPADAIAGLRAALQALTEVPS
- a CDS encoding zinc ribbon domain-containing protein YjdM, translated to MTASLPPCPKCSSEYTYEMNALMVCPECAHEWVPAAAGADDASAPGERVIKDAVGNVLNDGDTVTVVKALKVKGSPSGIKAGTKVRNIRLVDGVDGHDIDCKIDGFGAMQLKSSVVKKA
- a CDS encoding ArsR/SmtB family transcription factor, producing the protein MPVPLYQAKAEFFRMLGHPVRIRVLELLQDGPMPVRGLLAAIEVEPSALSQQLAVLRRSGIVTSVRDGSTVVYELAGGDVAQLMRAARRILTEVLTGQSELLEELRYSEVPAP
- a CDS encoding rhodanese-like domain-containing protein gives rise to the protein MFFIDTLDLEGLGNRSYLAGGAHTAVAVDPPRDVDQVLAVAARHGVRISHVVETHVHNDYVTGGLDLARLTGAVYHVPAAARVSFARTPVHDGDTFAVDDGITLRALATPGHTPHHTSYVLEEQGAAVAVFTGGSLLIGTVGRPDLVEPRLTEELARAQHASAHRLAAELPDETEVLPTHGFGSFCSSAQADGDATTIGKEKAGNDALVQDVDTFVAALLAGLDDVPAYYAHMGPTNAAGPAPVDLTAPPVADAADIAARLSAGEWVVDLRNRIAFAQGHVAGTYNFEADGKIAAYLAWLIPWGKPVTLLAESPEQLAKAQRELARVGIDRPAAAATGEPAEWISANEELRDFPRATFADLAALDPYEHRIVLDVRRDSERADGWIKDSVHIPIHQLHRRQGEVPTGVVWVHCAGGMRAGIAASLLDAAGRDVVAVDDSFDAARSAGLPMVTGPRSENS
- a CDS encoding anti-sigma factor antagonist gives rise to the protein MTIEWRYTARQDLGVLSLAGYLGPDATDRFTGAIGWAVARGTGPVILDLTGLLGWSAGGQIAVAQAARRLAGHGRRLELAAIPADGSLVPDATCPPVPVHCDLATALAAHGDHGTVEQWSTDDWTAAQDPEEPALA